The following proteins are co-located in the Chloroflexota bacterium genome:
- a CDS encoding dihydrodipicolinate synthase family protein, giving the protein MQGIYPILLTPFDDEGRIDDESLLAEVDFNVNAGVHGLGLALGSEFLKLTEGERQHVTKLVVDHVRGRVPVVVNTGAQSNVVAALYSRQAQDLGASAVMCMPPSMGVSGSEMRSYFKAISDAVTVPVFIQDTTYVTVPAGVIRQIAEESEHVRYAKVESAPNPLRVEECVQQAGRLVTVFGGSAGTYFLEELRRGSVGTMPWPSTPEVFVKIWDQWQAGDKAGAQDTFERSLLPVLRVSSTGLRMGHAINKEILRRRGIFKTAHVRAPSDPLDALAQRELTETLERVGIV; this is encoded by the coding sequence ATGCAGGGGATCTACCCGATCCTGCTGACGCCTTTCGACGACGAAGGGCGCATTGACGACGAGAGCCTGCTCGCCGAGGTTGACTTCAACGTCAACGCGGGAGTCCACGGACTGGGGCTGGCGCTCGGCAGCGAGTTCCTGAAGCTGACCGAGGGCGAGCGCCAGCACGTCACGAAACTGGTGGTCGATCACGTGCGGGGGCGCGTCCCCGTCGTGGTCAACACCGGCGCGCAGTCGAACGTGGTGGCCGCGCTCTACAGCCGGCAGGCTCAGGATCTCGGCGCGTCGGCGGTGATGTGCATGCCGCCGTCGATGGGCGTCTCCGGCTCGGAGATGCGCTCCTACTTCAAGGCGATCTCAGACGCTGTGACGGTGCCGGTCTTTATCCAGGACACGACCTACGTCACCGTCCCAGCCGGGGTGATTCGGCAGATCGCCGAGGAGAGCGAGCACGTCCGCTACGCCAAGGTCGAGAGTGCGCCGAACCCGCTGCGGGTTGAGGAGTGCGTGCAGCAGGCCGGGCGGCTGGTGACGGTCTTCGGCGGCTCGGCGGGGACGTACTTCCTGGAAGAGCTGCGGCGGGGGAGCGTCGGCACGATGCCGTGGCCGTCCACGCCGGAGGTCTTCGTCAAGATCTGGGACCAGTGGCAGGCTGGTGACAAGGCCGGGGCGCAGGACACGTTCGAGCGGTCGTTGCTGCCGGTCCTGCGGGTCTCCTCGACGGGGCTGCGCATGGGCCATGCCATCAATAAGGAGATCCTAAGGCGGCGCGGCATCTTCAAGACGGCCCACGTGCGCGCGCCATCCGACCCGCTGGACGCCCTGGCTCAGCGGGAG